Proteins from a genomic interval of Quercus lobata isolate SW786 chromosome 11, ValleyOak3.0 Primary Assembly, whole genome shotgun sequence:
- the LOC115967578 gene encoding protein PLANT CADMIUM RESISTANCE 2-like, with protein MYPAVHDYETYASEHGPGPVLASGIPNTSPRRPYAPPYVSPGMSARVVAGKWSTGLCYCCDNPGNCFITCFCPCVTFGQIAEIVSRGSSNCAESGILYGLLGLTGFACLYSCSYRSKLRAQYDLEEAPCVDCLVHFFCATCALCQEYRELKSRGFDMGIGWEANLDRQRRGITVAPIVAPGMRR; from the exons ATGTACCCTGCAGTACATGATTATGAGACATATGCCAGTGAACATGGTCCAGGTCCTGTCCTGGCTTCAGGAATTCCAAATACAAGTCCCAGACGACCGTATGCTCCTCCATATGTATCCCCCGGCATGAGTGCTCGTGTAGTTGCAGGGAAGTGGTCTACTGGTCTTTGCTATTGTTGTGATAATCCTGGAAATT gtTTTATTACTTGCTTCTGCCCTTGTGTCACATTTGGACAGATTGCTGAGATAGTTTCCAGAGGTTCTTCAA ATTGTGCTGAAAGTGGCATACTCTATGGGCTTCTGGGTCTTACTGGTTTTGCATGCTTGTACTCATGCTCTTATCGTTCAAAATTGAGGGCGCAATACGACCTGGAAGAGGCACCTTGTGTAGACTGCTTAGTGCACTTCTTCTGTGCTACTTGTGCTCTGTGTCAAGAATACAGAGAGCTCAAGAGTCGTGGGTTTGATATGGGGATAG GCTGGGAAGCCAACTTGGATAGACAACGGCGTGGAATTACAGTAGCTCCAATAGTGGCACCAGGCATGAGAAGGTGA